The genomic window GCGCAGCAGGGCGTGTTTCACATCCAGGAACGCGCGGTGCGCCTTGGCCAGGATCGATCCATCGGACTCGGGATCGCCGCCCAGGCCGCGCACGGCGGCCGACAGGTCGTCGACGACCTGCTGGCGTTCGCTGCTGCGACGCTCGAACAGGGTGCGGTAATGCGGGTCCTGCGTCTGTTCGGCGGCTTCGCGATAGCCGTCCGCGCTGTCCAGCGTCGTTTCGATCAGGCCGTTCAGGACCTTGATGTCGTGGGCGTTGGGGTTGCTCATCTCGTCCATTCCTTCCGCTATTGCGGTCAAACGGCGAAATGGTCCGGCGCGGCGAAGGTTGCCGCCTGCGACATCAAAGTTTGGTGCGAAGCGACCACAGCTCGGGGAAGCAGCGCTTGGTCAGGGTCGAGGCCAGATAGGCCGCGCCTTCGGTTCCGCCCGTGCCGCGACGCCGACCGATGATGCGTTCGACCGTGACGACATGTTTGTGCCGCCAGGTCAGCAGGGCGTCGTCCAGATCGACCAGCTTCTCGGCCAACTGATAAAGGACCCACCACCGTTCCGTGTCGCGATAGACCTCCAGCCAGGCCGCCTCGACGGCTTCGGACGGCGCATAGGGCTTGGTCACGTCGCGGTTCAGCACCTCGGCGGGCACCGGCAGACCGGCCTTGGCCAGTTGGGTCAGGGCGTCATCGTAAAGGCTAGGCGCCGCGATGGCGGCCTGAAGCGCGGCCAGGGCCTCGGGACGGTCTTCGTGGAACTTCAGGAAGCTGGCGTCCTTGAGGCCCAGCATGGCCTCGAAACGTCGGAACTGGTCGCTCTGGAAGCCGGACGATGACCCCAACGACCCCCGGAACCGCAGATAGTCCGACGGCGTCATCGTCGACAGAATGTCCCAGCTGTGGGTCATCACGGCCTGGATGCGGCTCACGCGCGCCAGGCTCTTGTAGGCCGGGACCAGGTCACCCGCGCGCACCATCGACTGGGCCAGGGCCGTCTCATGCAGGATTTGCTTGAGCCACAGTTCCTTGGTCTGATGGATGACGACGAACAGCATTTCGTCGTGCTGGTCCGACAGTGGGTGCTGCGTCGAAAGCAGGTCGTCCAACGCCAGATAGCCGGCGTAGGTGATATCGCTGGATTGGGTCATGCCCGCCTATCGCCCGCGATGGCGAGGGGTGCAAGCTTAGTGCTGGCCTTGCGCCGAGACGTTGGCGGCGATCTGACGACCGGCGTCGAAGGCGTCACGCGCGCCCTTGTAGATGAAGCCGTAGGTCGGATAGACGGTCGTGCCCAGGTCGTTGATCGGATTATACCAGACCTTGACCTGCGACCAGTCGTTGGAGGGCGAGACGTCGACGACGGTGACGTTCTCTTCGACCTTGCCGCGGCTGCCGCCCCAGTTGGCGTGCGTCACGCGCACGACGCGGTCAGTCAGGATGTCGGAGACGACGGCGACGTGGCCCCGGCTCATGCGGCCCTCGGGGCGGAAGACCAGAACCGAGCCGGTTTCCGGGGCCTTGCCGGTGCGGAAGTTGGCGGCGGCCTGACGCCACCAGGTCCAGGCGTCGCCGAAGATGTTGATGCCGGAGAACATGCGCGCGAAGGTCACGCACTGCCAATAGGGCTCATCAGCCTTTGCGGTGGAGGGAACGGCGCCCAGCGCAAAAAAACCGAGGGTCGCCGCAACCGCGGCGGCTTTGAGCCGTTTCGTCATGCTGGGGTATCCCGACCCGTCTTTGGAAGCGCCCTTTAGGCCACGGGATCACGCCCTGTCGCAAGTTGTTTCGGCATATCGCCGTGCTTCATATTTCCTTCTGAAATCTTGTCGTGACGCTTGGCGCGCTTGTCGGCCATGTCC from Brevundimonas fontaquae includes these protein-coding regions:
- a CDS encoding PA2169 family four-helix-bundle protein, encoding MSNPNAHDIKVLNGLIETTLDSADGYREAAEQTQDPHYRTLFERRSSERQQVVDDLSAAVRGLGGDPESDGSILAKAHRAFLDVKHALLRNDDSVVGSINSGEGFIANKYEKALEDTGISATTRETIRRAYAAVKTEHEQMEALKHSLEGQRDAANPLFPQ
- a CDS encoding tryptophan 2,3-dioxygenase; its protein translation is MTQSSDITYAGYLALDDLLSTQHPLSDQHDEMLFVVIHQTKELWLKQILHETALAQSMVRAGDLVPAYKSLARVSRIQAVMTHSWDILSTMTPSDYLRFRGSLGSSSGFQSDQFRRFEAMLGLKDASFLKFHEDRPEALAALQAAIAAPSLYDDALTQLAKAGLPVPAEVLNRDVTKPYAPSEAVEAAWLEVYRDTERWWVLYQLAEKLVDLDDALLTWRHKHVVTVERIIGRRRGTGGTEGAAYLASTLTKRCFPELWSLRTKL
- a CDS encoding CHAP domain-containing protein, with product MTKRLKAAAVAATLGFFALGAVPSTAKADEPYWQCVTFARMFSGINIFGDAWTWWRQAAANFRTGKAPETGSVLVFRPEGRMSRGHVAVVSDILTDRVVRVTHANWGGSRGKVEENVTVVDVSPSNDWSQVKVWYNPINDLGTTVYPTYGFIYKGARDAFDAGRQIAANVSAQGQH